A section of the Capra hircus breed San Clemente chromosome 23, ASM170441v1, whole genome shotgun sequence genome encodes:
- the NCR3 gene encoding LOW QUALITY PROTEIN: natural cytotoxicity triggering receptor 3 (The sequence of the model RefSeq protein was modified relative to this genomic sequence to represent the inferred CDS: substituted 1 base at 1 genomic stop codon), translating into MQISPSAASSFLREGCVRCLRSQGVKVLGTPSDMARMLLFIFITIHPGSCVLWVSQLPEVRTQEGSPAFLPCSFSASQGSLAIGSVTWYRDRVAPGMEVRNETAEFQGRLAPLPSSRFLCDHQAELHIWDTXGRDTGVYVCRVEVLGLGVGTGNGTLLVVEEGSAQLAAGTVLLLRAGLYAFSFLSVFMGSSMYYQGKCHCHKGTPCHSLDGL; encoded by the exons ATGCAGATATCACCGTCAGCAGCATCCTCTTTCCTCAGGGAGGGATGCGTTCGATGCCTGAGGTCCCAGGGAGTTAAGGTCCTTG GAACACCCTCCGACATGGCCCGGATGCTGCTGTTCATCTTTATCACCATTCATCCAG GATCTTGTGTTCTCTGGGTGTCCCAGCTCCCTGAAGTCCGTACCCAAGAGGGGTCCCCTGCCTTCCTGCCCTGTTCCTTCAGTGCCAGCCAAGGGAGTTTGGCCATTGGTTCTGTCACATGGTACCGGGACAGAGTGGCCCCAGGAATGGAGGTGAGGAATGAGACCGCCGAGTTCCAGGGCCGCCTggcccctctcccctcttcccGCTTCCTCTGTGACCACCAGGCTGAGCTGCACATCTGGGACACCTGAGGCCGTGACACCGGAGTCTACGTGTGCAGGGTGGAGGTGCTGGGCCTGGGTGTCGGAACAGGGAATGGGACCCTGCTGGTGGTGGAGGAAG GATCTGCTCAGCTAGCGGCTGGCACAGTGCTCCTCCTTCGGGCTGGATTGTATGCCTTCAGCTTTCTCTCGGTGTTTATGGGCAGCAGCATGTATTACCAGGGCAAAT GCCACTGTCACAAGGGAACACCCTGTCACTCCTTGGATGGCCTCTGA
- the LTB gene encoding lymphotoxin-beta isoform X2 — MGERGLEGRGRRPQRKGCLLLAVAGVTSLVTLLLAVPITVVAVLALVPQEQGGLSPESCPRRTQKLISALGSQLPISLALGPRGRG, encoded by the exons ATGGGGGAACGGGGGCTGGAGGGCCGGGGTAGGAGGCCCCAGAGGAAAGGATGCCTGCTGCTGGCTGTGGCAGGAgtcacttccctggtgaccctcCTGCTGGCCGTGCCCATCACTGTTGTGGCTGTGCTGGCCTTGGTGCCCCAGGAGCAGGGAGGATTG AGTCCGGAGAGCTGCCCGAGGAGGACTCAGAAACTGATCTCAGCCCTAGGCTCCCAGCTGCCCATCTCATTG GCGCTTGGACCACGGGGCAGGGGCTAG
- the LTB gene encoding lymphotoxin-beta isoform X1, with protein MGERGLEGRGRRPQRKGCLLLAVAGVTSLVTLLLAVPITVVAVLALVPQEQGGLVTGTADPGAQAPAHQRFESGELPEEDSETDLSPRLPAAHLIGAWTTGQGLGWEAKKEEAFLSSGTLFSGAEGLALPQDGLYYLYCHVGYRGRAPPPAVEPPDRSVTLLSRLYRAGGAYGSGTPELLLEGAETVTPVSDPARRHDYGPLWYTSVGFGGLVQLRRGERVYVNISHPDMVDYRRGKTFFGAVMVG; from the exons ATGGGGGAACGGGGGCTGGAGGGCCGGGGTAGGAGGCCCCAGAGGAAAGGATGCCTGCTGCTGGCTGTGGCAGGAgtcacttccctggtgaccctcCTGCTGGCCGTGCCCATCACTGTTGTGGCTGTGCTGGCCTTGGTGCCCCAGGAGCAGGGAGGATTG GTAACAGGGACTGCTGACCCAGGCGCCCAGGCACCTGCCCATCAGCGATTTG AGTCCGGAGAGCTGCCCGAGGAGGACTCAGAAACTGATCTCAGCCCTAGGCTCCCAGCTGCCCATCTCATTG GCGCTTGGACCACGGGGCAGGGGCTAGGCTGGGAGGCGAAGAAAGAAGAGGCGTTTCTGAGCAGCGGGACGCTGTTCTCGGGTGCGGAAGGGCTGGCCCTCCCGCAGGACGGCCTCTATTACCTCTACTGTCACGTCGGCTACCGGGGCCGGGCGCCCCCTCCCGCCGTGGAGCCCCCGGACCGCTCGGTCACGCTGCTCAGCCGGCTGTACCGGGCGGGGGGCGCCTATGGATCGGGGACCCCCGAGCTGCTGCTGGAGGGCGCGGAGACCGTGACACCTGTCTCGGACCCCGCCAGGAGGCACGACTATGGGCCCCTCTGGTACACGAGCGTGGGGTTCGGTGGCCTGGTGCAGCTCCGGAGGGGCGAGAGGGTGTACGTCAATATCAGTCACCCCGACATGGTGGACTACAGGAGGGGAAAGACCTTCTTCGGGGCGGTGATGGTGGGGTGA
- the LST1 gene encoding leukocyte-specific transcript 1 protein codes for MSEAATPLQGGNTTPGQLQPVCSLFICRPQALGMLWEDMKNCYLFGGVGLGVLLLLVVVLAICLCRLHRRVRRLERSWVQASKQELHYASLLRLPEREGPDVREREGNKEDPSGDYACIAKNKPT; via the exons atGTCTGAGGCGGCAACACCACTCCAGGGCGGCAACACCACTCCAGGGCAGCTCCAGCCAGTCTGCAGTCTGTTCATCTGCAGGCCACAGGCTCTGG GAATGCTGTGGGAAGATATGAAGAATTGTTACCTATTTGGGGGCGTAGGGCTGGGGGTGCTCCTTCTGCTTGTGGTCGTTCTGGCCATCTGCCTGTGTCGGCTCCACAGGAGAG tGAGGAGGCTGGAGAGAAGCTGG GTCCAGGCCTCAAAACAGGAGCTCCACTACGCGTCCTTGCTGAGGCTGCCTGAACGGGAGGGACCTGATGTCCGAGAAAGGGAAGGCAACAAGGAGGACCCCAGCGGGGACTATGCCTGCATTGCCAAGAACAAACCCACCTGA
- the TNF gene encoding tumor necrosis factor isoform X1, whose amino-acid sequence MSTKSMIRDVELAEEVLSKKAGGPQGSRSCWCLSLFSFLLVAGATTLFCLLHFGVIGPQREESPAGPSFNRPLVQTLRSSSQASSNKPVAHVVANISAPGQLRWGDSYANALKANGVELKDNQLVVPTDGLYLIYSQVLFRGHGCPSTPLFLTHTISRIAVSYQTKVNILSAIKSPCHRETPEGAEAKPWYEPIYQGGVFQLEKGDRLSAEINLPEYLDYAESGQVYFGIIAL is encoded by the exons ATGAGCACCAAAAGCATGATCCGGGATGTGGAGCTggcagaggaggtgctctccaagaAAGCAGGGGGCCCCCAGGGCTCCAGAAGTTGCTGGTGCCTcagcctcttctccttcctcctggtTGCAGGAGCCACCACGCTCTTCTGCCTGCTGCACTTCGGGGTAATCGGCCCCCAGAGGGAAGAG TCCCCAGCTGGCCCCTCCTTCAACAGGCCTCTGGTTCAGACACTCA GGTCATCTTCTCAAGCCTCAAGTAACAAGCCGGTAGCCCACGTTGTAG ccaaCATCAGCGCTCCGGGGCAGCTCCGGTGGGGGGACTCGTATGCCAATGCCCTCAAGGCCAACGGCGTGGAACTGAAAGACAACCAGCTGGTGGTGCCCACTGACGGGCTTTACCTCATCTACTCGCAGGTCCTCTTCAGGGGCCACGGCTGCCCTTCCACCCCCTTGTTCCTCACCCACACCATCAGCCGCATTGCAGTCTCCTACCAGACCAAGGTCAACATCCTCTCTGCCATCAAGAGCCCTTGCCACAGGGAGACCCCAGAGGGGGCTGAGGCCAAGCCCTGGTACGAACCCATCTACCAGGGAGGGGTCTtccagctggagaagggagatcGCCTCAGTGCTGAGATCAACCTGCCGGAATACCTGGACTATGCTGAGTCTGGGCAGGTCTACTTTGGGATCATCGCCCTGTGA
- the TNF gene encoding tumor necrosis factor (The RefSeq protein has 1 substitution compared to this genomic sequence) has protein sequence MSTKSMIRDVELAEEVLSKKAGGPQGSRSCWCLSLFSFLLVAGATTLFCLLHFGVIGPQREEQSPAGPSFNRPLVQTLRSSSQASSNKPVAHVVANISAPGQLRWGDSYANALKANGVELKDNQLVVPTDGLYLIYSQVLFRGHGCPSTPLFLTHTISRIAVSYQTKVNILSAIKSPCHRETPEGAEAKPWYEPIYQGGVFQLEKGDRLSAEINQPEYLDYAESGQVYFGIIAL, from the exons ATGAGCACCAAAAGCATGATCCGGGATGTGGAGCTggcagaggaggtgctctccaagaAAGCAGGGGGCCCCCAGGGCTCCAGAAGTTGCTGGTGCCTcagcctcttctccttcctcctggtTGCAGGAGCCACCACGCTCTTCTGCCTGCTGCACTTCGGGGTAATCGGCCCCCAGAGGGAAGAG cAGTCCCCAGCTGGCCCCTCCTTCAACAGGCCTCTGGTTCAGACACTCA GGTCATCTTCTCAAGCCTCAAGTAACAAGCCGGTAGCCCACGTTGTAG ccaaCATCAGCGCTCCGGGGCAGCTCCGGTGGGGGGACTCGTATGCCAATGCCCTCAAGGCCAACGGCGTGGAACTGAAAGACAACCAGCTGGTGGTGCCCACTGACGGGCTTTACCTCATCTACTCGCAGGTCCTCTTCAGGGGCCACGGCTGCCCTTCCACCCCCTTGTTCCTCACCCACACCATCAGCCGCATTGCAGTCTCCTACCAGACCAAGGTCAACATCCTCTCTGCCATCAAGAGCCCTTGCCACAGGGAGACCCCAGAGGGGGCTGAGGCCAAGCCCTGGTACGAACCCATCTACCAGGGAGGGGTCTtccagctggagaagggagatcGCCTCAGTGCTGAGATCAACCTGCCGGAATACCTGGACTATGCTGAGTCTGGGCAGGTCTACTTTGGGATCATCGCCCTGTGA